One segment of Arthrobacter sp. MMS18-M83 DNA contains the following:
- a CDS encoding hydantoinase/oxoprolinase family protein, giving the protein MERLINIDNGGTLTDICVWDGENFSFTKTLTTPFDLSQCLFDGIAKASKDIFGEEDLPGLLHSTRHIRYSTTQGTNALVERKGPRIGILTDSLALAEELRKGDAAAELFDDLVGTRIAVVNAEREMEELSQEIVKQVNRLTTDGAARLVIAMADREKERAVKGILLRKFPRHLLGSVPILFSWEFTPDAVQGRRVWSGIINSFLHPTMERFLYSAEHRLRDHKVKNPLLIYRNDGASSRVAKSVALKTYSSGPRGGLEGTKALSEAYGLAHVLMIDVGGTTTDVGSVKNSTISTDRRGSIQGIPVSFEMSNVHSSGVGGSSVIGLRDGVITVGPESVGAAPGPACFGFGGKQATITDVNLLLGVLDPDTYLDGGFILDAERSRAVITEVIADPLGITLNEALIRMEAAYFERMSQSFANDVEDADATTVAAFGGAGPMSACGSARIAGVRRVLVPEMAAVFSAFGIGFSDIAQTYEANVAGMDAEEFGASKAALLARATRDMFQEGHEIDECRLEWNVVLEDAEGQLISEFPYLDSDPQPGTREHNTLLTLTARYELPHASIRRAESIAKRPAVATSTRNVRSAVDQVDEVPVFELKRQTAGASAEGPAIVEGPYFTARVPHGWTFDVTVSGDLLLTDTIQK; this is encoded by the coding sequence ATGGAACGGCTCATTAACATCGACAACGGTGGAACGCTGACCGATATTTGTGTCTGGGACGGTGAGAATTTTTCGTTCACCAAGACGCTCACCACACCTTTCGACCTCTCCCAGTGTCTCTTCGACGGCATAGCCAAGGCTTCCAAGGACATCTTCGGTGAAGAAGATCTTCCGGGACTTTTGCACTCCACGCGCCACATCCGGTATTCCACCACCCAAGGCACCAACGCACTTGTAGAGCGCAAGGGGCCACGGATCGGCATCCTCACAGACAGCCTCGCCCTGGCCGAAGAACTTCGCAAGGGCGACGCAGCAGCGGAGCTGTTCGACGACCTTGTCGGTACACGCATAGCAGTTGTCAACGCCGAACGGGAGATGGAGGAGCTATCGCAGGAGATCGTCAAGCAGGTCAACCGGCTGACGACTGACGGTGCGGCCAGGCTTGTCATCGCAATGGCGGACAGGGAGAAGGAAAGGGCCGTTAAGGGCATTCTGCTGCGGAAGTTCCCTCGCCACTTGCTGGGTTCGGTACCCATTCTTTTCTCTTGGGAATTCACGCCCGACGCCGTCCAGGGGCGCCGCGTATGGTCCGGAATCATCAATTCCTTCCTGCACCCCACCATGGAGCGGTTCCTGTACAGCGCTGAGCACCGGTTGCGCGACCATAAGGTCAAGAACCCGCTCCTGATCTACCGCAATGACGGAGCTTCTTCGCGTGTGGCTAAATCTGTGGCGTTGAAGACCTACTCTTCCGGGCCTCGCGGTGGACTTGAAGGAACAAAGGCGCTCTCTGAGGCCTATGGACTTGCGCATGTGCTGATGATCGACGTCGGCGGTACAACCACTGATGTCGGCTCGGTGAAGAACTCAACCATCTCGACGGACCGCCGGGGATCCATTCAGGGCATTCCGGTTTCCTTTGAGATGAGCAACGTCCACTCGAGCGGCGTCGGCGGCAGTTCTGTCATCGGACTCCGCGACGGCGTCATCACCGTCGGCCCCGAGAGCGTCGGGGCTGCACCGGGCCCGGCTTGTTTCGGCTTCGGCGGCAAGCAAGCCACCATCACGGACGTAAATCTGCTGCTGGGGGTCCTGGATCCGGACACCTACCTCGACGGAGGATTCATCCTCGACGCCGAGCGATCGCGTGCGGTCATCACCGAAGTCATTGCAGACCCTCTCGGGATAACCCTGAATGAGGCGCTGATTCGCATGGAGGCCGCCTACTTCGAACGCATGTCGCAGTCCTTTGCCAACGACGTCGAGGATGCGGACGCTACAACGGTTGCCGCGTTCGGAGGTGCAGGCCCGATGAGCGCCTGCGGCTCGGCACGGATCGCCGGCGTCCGCCGAGTGCTCGTGCCCGAAATGGCTGCCGTCTTCTCGGCCTTCGGAATCGGCTTCTCCGACATTGCGCAGACCTACGAGGCCAACGTGGCCGGAATGGACGCCGAAGAATTCGGGGCAAGCAAAGCGGCGCTGCTGGCCCGGGCGACCCGGGACATGTTCCAGGAGGGCCATGAAATCGACGAATGTCGGCTCGAATGGAACGTGGTGCTTGAAGACGCCGAAGGACAGCTGATTTCGGAGTTCCCATACTTGGATTCCGATCCCCAGCCCGGCACCCGCGAACACAACACCTTGCTGACCCTGACCGCCCGCTACGAACTGCCGCACGCGTCGATCAGACGAGCCGAATCAATCGCGAAGAGGCCCGCCGTCGCCACTTCTACCCGAAACGTCCGCTCCGCCGTGGACCAGGTCGATGAGGTCCCGGTATTCGAGCTGAAACGCCAAACAGCCGGTGCGTCGGCCGAGGGTCCGGCAATCGTGGAGGGCCCCTATTTCACGGCCCGCGTGCCGCACGGCTGGACCTTCGACGTGACGGTCTCCGGTGACCTCTTGCTTACAGACACCATCCAGAAGTGA
- the mgrA gene encoding L-glyceraldehyde 3-phosphate reductase, which produces MIYASAQDRYDSMPYRRVGRSGLKLPAVSLGLWHNFGDDKPFETQRAILRRAFDLGVTHFDLANNYGPPSGSAETNFGRHLKDDFKPYRDELVISTKAGYRMWPGPYGEWGSRKYLLSSLDQSLERMGLDYVDIFYSHRPDPDTPLEETMGALDTAVRSGRALYAGISSYSPEKTLEAVAILEDLGTPLLIHQPSYSMLNRWTERGIPNLFQSLEQVGAGAIAFSPLAQGLLTTRYLHGVPEDSRAAAGKSLVDTQLSEENLTRIRGLNEIAAQRGQTLAQMAIAWVLRPQNKGIPVTSALIGASSVRQLEDNLAAVSGPDFTSDELERIDEFAVESDINLWAKALQA; this is translated from the coding sequence ATGATCTACGCCTCCGCGCAGGACCGTTATGATTCCATGCCCTACCGAAGGGTCGGGCGGAGCGGTCTGAAACTTCCGGCGGTCTCACTGGGCCTCTGGCACAACTTCGGCGACGACAAGCCCTTTGAGACGCAACGGGCCATCCTTCGCCGCGCTTTCGACCTCGGCGTCACGCACTTCGATCTGGCCAATAACTACGGTCCGCCCAGCGGCAGTGCCGAAACCAATTTCGGCCGGCACCTCAAAGACGACTTCAAGCCGTACCGCGACGAGCTCGTCATCTCCACCAAAGCCGGATACCGCATGTGGCCTGGCCCGTACGGGGAATGGGGGTCCAGGAAATACCTGCTCTCGAGCCTGGACCAGTCCCTTGAACGCATGGGCCTGGACTATGTGGACATCTTCTACAGCCACCGCCCGGACCCGGATACTCCCCTTGAGGAGACCATGGGAGCGCTCGACACAGCGGTCCGATCGGGCAGGGCGCTGTACGCGGGCATTTCCTCCTACTCCCCGGAAAAGACACTCGAGGCGGTTGCCATCCTCGAGGACCTTGGAACCCCGTTGCTGATCCACCAGCCCTCGTACTCAATGCTCAACCGTTGGACCGAACGCGGCATCCCCAACTTGTTCCAGAGTCTTGAGCAGGTGGGCGCAGGCGCCATCGCGTTCTCGCCCCTTGCGCAAGGATTGCTGACCACCCGGTACCTGCACGGCGTCCCGGAGGACTCCCGCGCGGCCGCAGGCAAGTCGCTGGTGGACACCCAACTCTCCGAGGAGAACCTGACGCGGATCCGGGGCCTCAATGAGATCGCAGCCCAGCGCGGGCAGACCCTCGCCCAGATGGCCATCGCCTGGGTGCTGCGCCCACAGAACAAGGGAATACCGGTCACGTCGGCCCTGATCGGTGCCAGCAGCGTCCGGCAACTGGAAGACAATCTGGCGGCAGTATCGGGCCCGGACTTCACCAGCGATGAGCTCGAAAGGATCGACGAATTCGCCGTCGAATCCGACATCAACCTCTGGGCCAAAGCCCTGCAGGCCTAA